In one Paraburkholderia azotifigens genomic region, the following are encoded:
- the fdhA gene encoding formaldehyde dehydrogenase, glutathione-independent, which translates to MSSNRGVVYLGQGKVEVQSIDYPKMVDPRGRAIGHGVILKVVSTNICGSDQHMVRGRTTAEIGLVLGHEITGEVVEVGRDVETLKIGDLVSVPFNVACGRCQTCKEQHTGVCLNVNPSRAGGAYGYVDMGGWIGGQAEYVLVPYADFNLLKFPDRDRAMEKIRDLTCLSDILPTGYHGAVMAGVKPGSTVYIAGAGPVGMAAAASARILGAACTIVGDMNEERLAHARAVGFETVDLSKDATLGEQIAQILGKPEVDCAVDCVGFEAHGHGSSGAHEEAPATVLNSLMDITKPAGAIGIPGLYVTDDPGAVDAAARKGSLSIRFGLGWAKSHSFHTGQTPVMKYNRNLMQAILWDRLPIADIVNVTVISLDNAPDGYRQFDGGAPRKFVLDPHGLLKAA; encoded by the coding sequence ATGAGCAGCAATCGCGGTGTCGTGTATCTGGGACAGGGTAAGGTCGAAGTGCAGTCGATCGACTATCCGAAGATGGTCGATCCGCGCGGACGCGCCATCGGCCACGGCGTGATCCTGAAAGTGGTGTCGACGAATATCTGCGGGTCGGATCAGCACATGGTGCGCGGCCGCACGACGGCTGAAATCGGCCTTGTTTTAGGGCACGAAATCACGGGCGAAGTGGTCGAAGTCGGCCGCGACGTGGAAACGCTGAAAATCGGCGATCTGGTTTCCGTGCCGTTCAATGTGGCCTGCGGCCGTTGCCAGACCTGCAAGGAGCAGCATACGGGCGTGTGCCTGAACGTGAACCCGTCGCGCGCCGGCGGCGCCTACGGCTACGTCGATATGGGCGGCTGGATCGGCGGCCAGGCGGAATACGTGCTCGTGCCGTACGCGGACTTCAATCTGCTGAAGTTTCCCGACCGCGACCGCGCGATGGAAAAGATCCGCGACCTCACCTGTCTCTCCGACATTCTGCCGACGGGCTATCACGGCGCCGTGATGGCGGGCGTGAAGCCGGGCTCGACGGTGTACATCGCGGGCGCAGGGCCCGTCGGCATGGCGGCCGCCGCGTCGGCGCGCATTCTGGGCGCGGCGTGCACGATCGTCGGCGACATGAACGAAGAGCGGCTCGCGCACGCGCGCGCGGTCGGCTTCGAGACGGTCGATCTGTCGAAGGACGCGACGCTCGGCGAGCAGATCGCGCAGATTCTCGGCAAGCCCGAAGTGGATTGCGCCGTCGATTGCGTGGGCTTTGAGGCGCACGGTCACGGCAGCAGCGGCGCGCACGAGGAAGCGCCCGCCACGGTCCTCAATTCGCTGATGGACATCACGAAGCCCGCGGGCGCAATCGGCATTCCCGGCCTCTATGTGACAGACGATCCGGGCGCCGTCGACGCCGCCGCGAGGAAGGGCAGCCTGTCGATCCGCTTCGGCCTCGGCTGGGCGAAGTCGCACTCGTTCCACACGGGACAGACGCCCGTGATGAAGTACAACCGCAACCTGATGCAGGCGATTCTGTGGGACCGTCTGCCTATCGCGGATATCGTCAACGTGACGGTCATTTCGCTGGACAACGCGCCCGATGGCTATCGCCAGTTCGATGGCGGCGCGCCGCGCAAGTTCGTGCTCGATCCGCATGGTTTGCTGAAGGCTGCGTGA
- the betI gene encoding transcriptional regulator BetI gives MPKVGMREVRRAQLIDATLLTIDQSGLSGTTLASVAQRANISTGIVSHYFGDKDGLLEATMRHILRDLWAATTRRRIAAKAQPRARLRAIVAANFDVSQVSGPVMKTWLAFWSESMHEPALRRLQHVNTRRLYSNLCAEFAKELPRASARRAASGLAAMIDGLWLRGALSGDPFDTKAALRLANDYIDLLLAQSAS, from the coding sequence ATGCCCAAAGTCGGAATGCGCGAAGTGCGTCGCGCGCAACTGATCGACGCCACCTTGCTCACCATCGACCAGTCCGGTCTGTCGGGCACGACGCTCGCGTCCGTCGCGCAGCGCGCGAACATTTCGACGGGCATCGTGAGTCACTATTTCGGCGACAAGGACGGTCTGCTCGAAGCGACGATGCGCCATATCCTGCGCGACCTGTGGGCCGCCACGACGCGCCGCCGCATCGCAGCGAAAGCGCAGCCGCGTGCGCGTTTGCGTGCGATCGTCGCGGCGAACTTCGACGTCTCGCAGGTGAGCGGCCCCGTCATGAAGACATGGCTCGCGTTCTGGTCCGAGAGCATGCACGAGCCCGCGCTGCGCCGCTTGCAGCACGTGAATACGCGGCGGCTCTATTCGAATCTGTGCGCCGAGTTCGCGAAGGAATTGCCGCGCGCGTCGGCGCGGCGCGCGGCCAGCGGCCTTGCCGCGATGATCGACGGCTTGTGGCTGCGCGGCGCGTTGTCGGGCGATCCGTTCGACACGAAGGCAGCGCTGCGCCTCGCGAACGACTATATCGACCTGCTGCTCGCACAAAGCGCCTCGTAG
- the betB gene encoding betaine-aldehyde dehydrogenase: protein MPAYGLQRLYIGGEYVDATSGATFDTFDPATGELLATVQQASEADIERAVQAAREGQRAWSAMTAMQRSRILRRAVELLRERNDELADLEMRDTGKPIAETRAVDIVTGADVIEYYAGLATAIEGQQIPLRAESFVYTRREPLGVTAGIGAWNYPIQIACWKSAPALAAGNAMIFKPSEVTPLSASKLAEIYLEAGVPAGVFNVVQGDGRVGAMLSAHPGIAKISFTGGVETGKKVMSVAGGSSLKEVTMELGGKSPLIVFDDADLDRAADIAVTANFFSAGQVCTNGTRVFVHQSVQQAFEARVIERVKRIRVGKPSDPSTNFGPLASAAQLDKVLGYIESGKREGARLATGGARLVDGDFARGQYVQPTVFADCRDDMKIVREEIFGPVMSLLTFADEDDVVARANDTIYGLAAGVVTENLSRAHRVIHRLEAGICWINTWGESPAEMPVGGYKQSGVGRENGITTLEHYTRIKSIQVELGPYQPVF, encoded by the coding sequence ATGCCCGCATACGGCCTGCAACGTCTCTACATCGGCGGCGAATATGTCGACGCCACGAGCGGCGCCACCTTCGACACCTTCGACCCCGCCACGGGCGAGCTGCTCGCCACGGTCCAGCAGGCAAGCGAAGCCGACATCGAACGTGCCGTGCAAGCAGCCCGCGAAGGCCAGCGCGCGTGGTCCGCGATGACGGCGATGCAGCGCTCGCGCATTCTGCGCCGCGCGGTCGAATTGCTGCGTGAGCGCAACGACGAACTCGCCGACCTCGAAATGCGCGACACGGGCAAGCCGATTGCCGAGACGCGCGCGGTCGACATCGTCACGGGCGCGGACGTGATCGAGTACTACGCGGGCCTCGCAACAGCCATCGAAGGCCAGCAGATTCCGCTGCGCGCCGAATCGTTCGTCTATACGCGGCGCGAGCCGCTGGGCGTGACGGCCGGTATCGGCGCATGGAACTATCCGATCCAGATCGCGTGCTGGAAGTCGGCGCCCGCGCTCGCGGCCGGCAACGCGATGATCTTCAAGCCGAGCGAAGTCACGCCGCTGTCGGCCTCGAAGCTCGCTGAAATCTATCTCGAAGCCGGCGTGCCCGCCGGCGTGTTCAACGTCGTGCAGGGCGACGGACGCGTGGGCGCGATGCTGAGCGCGCATCCCGGCATCGCGAAGATCTCGTTCACGGGCGGCGTCGAAACGGGCAAGAAGGTGATGTCGGTGGCGGGCGGCTCGTCGTTGAAAGAAGTGACGATGGAACTCGGCGGCAAGTCGCCGCTGATCGTGTTCGACGACGCCGACCTGGATCGCGCCGCCGATATCGCCGTGACCGCCAACTTCTTCAGCGCGGGACAGGTGTGCACGAACGGCACGCGCGTATTCGTGCATCAGTCGGTGCAGCAGGCCTTCGAAGCGCGCGTGATCGAGCGCGTGAAGCGCATTCGCGTCGGCAAGCCGTCGGATCCGTCGACCAATTTCGGGCCGCTCGCCAGCGCGGCGCAGCTGGACAAGGTGCTCGGCTACATCGAAAGCGGCAAGCGCGAAGGCGCGCGGCTCGCGACGGGCGGCGCACGTCTCGTCGACGGCGATTTCGCGCGCGGTCAATACGTACAGCCGACCGTATTCGCCGATTGCCGCGACGACATGAAGATCGTGCGCGAAGAAATCTTTGGACCCGTGATGAGCCTTCTCACGTTCGCCGACGAAGACGACGTGGTCGCGCGTGCGAACGACACGATCTACGGTCTCGCAGCGGGCGTCGTGACGGAGAACCTGTCGCGTGCGCATCGTGTGATTCACCGGCTCGAAGCGGGCATCTGCTGGATCAACACGTGGGGCGAATCGCCTGCGGAAATGCCCGTGGGCGGCTACAAGCAATCGGGCGTGGGCCGCGAAAACGGCATCACGACGCTCGAGCACTACACGCGCATCAAGTCCATCCAGGTCGAACTGGGCCCCTATCAGCCCGTGTTTTGA
- the betA gene encoding choline dehydrogenase, which translates to MAAKEYDYIIIGAGSAGNVLATRLTEDRDVTVLLLEAGGPDYRFDFRTQMPAALAYPLQGRRYNWAYETDPEPFMNNRRMECGRGKGLGGSSLINGMCYIRGNALDYDGWAERKGLENWAYLDCLPYFRKAETRDAGPNDYHGGDGPVHVTTSKPGVNPLFGAMIEAGVQAGYPRTDDLNGYQQEGFGPMDRTVTANGRRASTARGYLDQAKPRPNLTIVTHATTDRILFSGRRAQGVVYLDGQAQITVHARREVLLCSGAIASPQILQRSGVGPGAWLREFDIPVVLDLPGVGQNLQDHLEMYMQYECKEPVSLYPALLLRNQPAIGIEWMLKGTGIGASNHFEAGGFIRTRDDDPWPNIQYHFLPVAINYNGTNAIKMHGFQAHVGSMRSPSRGRVKLRSRDPREHPSILFNYMAEALDWREFRDAIRITREIIAQPALDRFRGRELSPGAELQTDAQIDAFVRARAETAYHPSCSCAMGYDEMAVVDGEGRVHGLEGLRVVDASIMPRITTGNLNAPTIMLAEKIADRIRGRTPLARSTAPYYVANGAPARGARHVARAPSQSMAAHTH; encoded by the coding sequence ATGGCAGCCAAAGAGTATGACTACATCATCATCGGTGCGGGATCGGCGGGTAATGTGCTCGCCACGCGCCTGACGGAAGACCGCGACGTCACCGTGCTGCTGCTCGAAGCGGGCGGTCCTGACTATCGCTTCGACTTTCGCACGCAGATGCCCGCCGCGCTCGCGTATCCGTTGCAGGGCCGCCGCTATAACTGGGCCTATGAAACGGACCCCGAGCCGTTCATGAACAACCGGCGCATGGAATGCGGACGCGGCAAGGGTCTGGGCGGTTCGTCGCTGATCAACGGCATGTGCTATATCCGCGGCAATGCGCTCGACTACGACGGCTGGGCCGAACGAAAAGGCCTTGAAAACTGGGCCTATCTGGATTGTCTGCCGTATTTCCGCAAGGCCGAAACGCGCGACGCGGGCCCGAACGACTATCACGGCGGCGACGGTCCCGTGCACGTGACGACCAGCAAGCCAGGGGTGAATCCCCTCTTCGGAGCGATGATCGAAGCAGGCGTGCAGGCAGGCTATCCGCGTACCGACGACCTGAACGGCTACCAGCAGGAAGGCTTCGGTCCGATGGACCGCACGGTGACGGCCAACGGCCGCCGCGCAAGCACCGCGCGCGGCTATCTGGATCAGGCAAAGCCGCGTCCCAATCTCACGATCGTCACGCACGCGACCACCGACCGCATTCTTTTCAGCGGCAGGCGCGCGCAAGGCGTCGTGTATCTGGACGGACAGGCGCAGATTACGGTGCACGCGCGACGCGAAGTGCTGCTGTGCAGCGGCGCGATCGCTTCGCCGCAAATCCTGCAACGCTCGGGCGTCGGTCCCGGCGCATGGCTGCGCGAGTTCGACATTCCCGTCGTGCTCGACCTGCCCGGCGTCGGCCAGAATCTGCAGGATCACCTCGAGATGTACATGCAGTACGAGTGCAAGGAGCCCGTGTCGCTCTACCCTGCGCTGCTGCTGCGCAATCAGCCCGCCATCGGCATCGAATGGATGTTGAAGGGCACGGGTATTGGCGCGAGCAATCACTTCGAAGCGGGCGGCTTTATCCGCACGCGCGACGACGATCCGTGGCCGAACATCCAGTATCACTTCCTGCCCGTCGCGATCAACTATAACGGCACGAACGCGATCAAGATGCACGGCTTCCAGGCGCACGTCGGCTCGATGCGCTCGCCGAGCCGAGGACGCGTGAAGCTGCGCTCGCGCGATCCGCGCGAGCATCCGTCGATTCTCTTCAACTACATGGCGGAAGCGCTCGACTGGCGCGAGTTTCGCGACGCGATCCGCATTACGCGCGAGATCATCGCCCAACCTGCGCTCGACCGTTTCCGCGGACGCGAGTTGAGTCCCGGCGCCGAATTGCAGACCGACGCGCAGATCGACGCATTCGTGCGCGCCCGCGCGGAAACGGCGTATCACCCTTCGTGCTCGTGTGCGATGGGTTACGACGAGATGGCCGTCGTCGATGGCGAAGGACGCGTGCATGGTCTCGAAGGATTGCGCGTGGTCGATGCATCGATCATGCCGCGCATCACCACGGGCAACCTGAATGCGCCGACCATCATGCTCGCTGAGAAGATCGCCGATCGCATTCGCGGACGCACGCCGCTCGCGCGTTCCACGGCGCCCTACTATGTGGCGAACGGCGCACCGGCACGCGGCGCCAGGCACGTTGCGCGCGCACCTTCACAGAGCATGGCCGCGCATACGCATTGA
- a CDS encoding MFS transporter — protein sequence MPTAASAKRASAAARLERLPFSGYHRTIFIIIAIAFFFDSVDLGTMTFVLGSIKTEFGLSSATAGLVASASFFGMVLGAAVAGLFADRFGRRPVFQWSMVLWGVASYLCSTAQSVDSLIVYRVLLGIGMGMEFPIAQTLLSEFVPTASRGRLVALMDGFWPLGFITAGCVSFFVLPHFGWRTVFALLAIPAVFVLIVRRIVPESPRWLEHRGRLAHADAVLDSIEAKVMKSKGLSSLPAPSLLADSGAPSKHGAFREIWSAAYRQRTIMVWALWFFALLGFYGLTSWLGALMQQAGFAVTKSVLYTVLISLGGVPGFLCAAWLVERWGRKPTCIASLVGGGVMAYAYGQTALHADSVTLLICTGLAMQFFLFGMWAVLYTYTPELYGTGARATGSGFASAIGRIGSLIGPYAVGVVLPIFGQGGVFTLGALSFGVAALAVWALGIETKGLSLETLVSHVDDEASPWRVTADDAR from the coding sequence ATGCCGACCGCCGCTTCCGCCAAACGAGCCAGCGCTGCCGCGCGGCTCGAACGCCTGCCGTTTTCGGGCTATCACCGCACCATCTTCATCATCATCGCGATTGCGTTTTTCTTCGACTCGGTCGATCTCGGCACGATGACCTTCGTGCTCGGCTCGATCAAGACGGAGTTCGGTCTGTCGAGCGCGACGGCTGGGCTCGTGGCGAGCGCGAGCTTCTTCGGCATGGTGCTCGGCGCCGCCGTTGCGGGCCTGTTCGCGGACCGCTTCGGGCGGCGTCCCGTGTTTCAATGGAGCATGGTGCTGTGGGGCGTCGCGTCGTATCTGTGCTCGACGGCGCAAAGCGTCGACTCGCTGATCGTCTATCGCGTGCTGCTCGGCATCGGCATGGGCATGGAGTTCCCCATCGCACAAACGCTGCTATCGGAATTCGTGCCGACGGCTTCGCGCGGCCGTCTCGTCGCGCTGATGGACGGCTTCTGGCCGCTGGGCTTCATCACGGCGGGCTGCGTGTCGTTCTTCGTGCTGCCCCACTTCGGCTGGCGCACCGTGTTCGCGCTGCTCGCGATTCCCGCCGTGTTCGTGCTGATCGTGCGGCGCATCGTGCCTGAATCGCCGCGCTGGCTCGAACATCGCGGACGTCTCGCGCACGCCGATGCCGTGCTCGATTCGATTGAAGCGAAGGTCATGAAGTCGAAGGGACTGTCGTCGCTGCCCGCACCGTCGCTGCTCGCTGATTCTGGCGCGCCGTCGAAGCATGGTGCGTTCCGCGAAATCTGGAGCGCCGCGTATCGTCAGCGCACGATCATGGTGTGGGCGCTGTGGTTCTTCGCGCTGCTCGGCTTCTACGGGCTCACGTCGTGGCTCGGCGCATTGATGCAGCAGGCGGGCTTTGCCGTGACGAAATCGGTGCTATACACGGTGCTCATTTCGCTGGGCGGCGTGCCGGGCTTTCTGTGCGCAGCGTGGCTCGTCGAGCGCTGGGGACGCAAGCCCACATGCATCGCTTCGCTGGTAGGCGGCGGCGTGATGGCTTACGCGTATGGCCAGACCGCGCTGCACGCCGACAGCGTGACGCTGCTGATCTGCACGGGCCTCGCGATGCAGTTCTTCCTGTTCGGCATGTGGGCCGTGCTCTACACGTACACGCCTGAGCTCTACGGCACGGGCGCACGCGCGACGGGCTCGGGCTTCGCATCGGCGATCGGCCGTATCGGGTCGCTGATCGGCCCGTATGCGGTCGGCGTGGTGCTGCCCATCTTCGGACAAGGCGGCGTGTTCACGCTCGGCGCGCTGTCGTTCGGTGTCGCGGCGCTAGCCGTTTGGGCGCTCGGAATCGAGACGAAAGGCCTGTCGCTCGAAACACTCGTCTCCCATGTCGACGACGAAGCGTCCCCCTGGCGCGTCACCGCCGACGACGCGCGCTGA
- a CDS encoding metallophosphoesterase, translating into MREPYRAVHRYPRNDSGRDFVVGDIHGCFAQLRAELEARNFDPQRDRLFAVGDLVDRGPQSEHLLDVVERYGIRSVKGNHEDVIVRWHAGEEQAFSLLSNGGNWLLDRAEDSEWVNAIAAYMASLPYLIEIETEHGLVGIVHADSPVSDWNRLVDEIEKEKADGKTRRKAIWARTRWKTYQPPPAPSRNTLRSLLDKAKHSVRAQSHAPGRIGNVTAVIVGHTPVAGVTAKDNVINIDTGAVYGGRLTIVDLADLPKWVDVYAGSSAADTDAVEQARREPVMTATAARTGEPMFADDMARADVPELAHQLSHELPHAPSHEPAREFAESRAEMNVPVMADNAAPVGEAVVEHPATADIPIDAKRTGVQDSGPHRASEAKPVRQPLASFTANTMHITVRMSMFNVASERQQGANTVARPRRR; encoded by the coding sequence ATGAGAGAGCCCTATCGCGCCGTTCACCGCTATCCGCGTAACGACTCGGGACGCGACTTCGTCGTCGGGGATATACACGGCTGCTTCGCGCAACTGCGCGCGGAGCTGGAAGCGCGCAACTTCGATCCGCAACGCGACCGGCTGTTCGCGGTCGGCGATCTCGTCGATCGCGGGCCGCAATCGGAGCACCTGCTCGACGTCGTCGAACGGTATGGCATCAGGTCGGTGAAGGGCAATCACGAGGACGTCATCGTGCGCTGGCATGCCGGCGAAGAGCAGGCGTTTTCGCTGCTGAGCAACGGCGGCAACTGGCTGCTCGACCGGGCGGAAGACAGCGAATGGGTGAACGCGATCGCCGCGTACATGGCGTCGCTGCCGTATCTGATCGAGATCGAAACGGAACACGGGCTGGTCGGTATCGTGCATGCCGATTCGCCCGTTTCGGACTGGAACCGGCTGGTCGATGAGATCGAAAAAGAAAAGGCCGACGGCAAGACACGTCGCAAGGCGATCTGGGCACGCACCCGCTGGAAGACCTATCAGCCGCCTCCCGCGCCGTCGCGTAACACCTTGCGCAGCCTGCTCGACAAGGCGAAGCACAGCGTGCGCGCGCAGTCGCATGCGCCGGGACGGATCGGGAACGTGACGGCCGTGATCGTCGGCCATACGCCCGTGGCGGGCGTCACCGCGAAAGACAACGTGATCAACATCGACACGGGTGCGGTCTATGGCGGAAGGCTCACGATCGTCGATCTCGCCGATCTGCCGAAATGGGTCGACGTGTACGCGGGTTCTTCAGCCGCCGATACCGATGCCGTCGAGCAGGCCCGGCGTGAGCCTGTGATGACTGCCACCGCTGCGCGCACCGGCGAGCCGATGTTCGCGGACGACATGGCCAGGGCCGATGTGCCTGAACTGGCTCATCAGCTGTCACATGAGTTGCCGCATGCGCCGTCGCATGAACCGGCACGTGAGTTTGCAGAAAGCCGGGCGGAAATGAACGTACCCGTGATGGCGGATAACGCCGCGCCCGTCGGAGAAGCGGTCGTCGAGCATCCCGCGACGGCGGATATTCCGATCGACGCGAAGCGCACCGGCGTCCAGGACAGCGGCCCGCATCGCGCGTCTGAAGCAAAACCCGTGCGGCAACCGTTGGCTTCGTTCACCGCGAATACGATGCACATCACCGTGCGGATGAGCATGTTCAATGTCGCAAGCGAGCGGCAGCAGGGCGCGAACACCGTAGCTCGCCCGCGTCGACGCTAA